The nucleotide window ATGTAACTGCCAACTGCCTTCATCCGGGTGTAGTCGCTTCAAATTTCGCCCAAAGTGGCAGCTGGCTGTTGAGGACCTTCTTCACCATTGGAAAGCTGTTTATGGTTTCTCCAAAAAAGGGAGCCCAAACTTCTATTTATCTGGCTACATCTGATGATGTGGAGAATGTGAATGGTGCTTACTTCAAAAACGAAAAAGCAGCCACACCAAGTAAAACCGCCCGAGATGCGGATGCTGCGGCAGAACTCTGGAAGATGAGTGAAAAGCTCTGTGGGATGTAAATCAGTAAAAGAATTCATTGTTGTAGAAGTAAGGTGTGTCAAATAAGAACCAATATTCAAGCTTCTGATACTTGGCTACTACCCTAAATCGACACAAACATTTGCAGATCCCTCGTATATGACATCGAAACATCCCTTACACTTTGCTCTCGGGATGACAATTAAGTAAAAACAGCCATTAGAAAGGTTATTACATCGTATCCAACGCCGTTGTCATTTCGAATGAAATGAGAAATCTAAGGATGAAAAGCTCGACATTCGTTGCCTGTTTTAGAAAAAATATCCTGACATAAAAAAGCCCGAACTAACTGAATAGTCCGGGCTCGATTTCTTAAATACCTGAATGCTACTTAATATTCATTTTTGAGATTACAATACCTGCCACCAATACTACAGCTGAAATGATGATTGGAGTATAATCTCCTGTACTTATTGCTACATCTGCTCCAAATGCTTCAAATGATTCGGAGTTTTCAAAATATTGGTACCCATAGAAAATAATGCCGATTAATCCACCGGCTGTTAAAATTCCACCAATCGCCTTTTTCATAATTAGTTGTTTTGTTTGTATTCACCTTATTAAAGACTTTAAGTGGCATTTTGTTTCATATTTTTATGTAAAACACATAAAAAAAGCCCTTATCACTACAATAAAGGCTTTGTCAATTTCAAAAAATTCAGATTTCGGGCATCCGCCGCGAAATAACTGCTAAGTTTAGTAAGAAGAGAACACGCTGGTGGTTCCGTCTTTCTTCAGCAAAAGCACGTCGTAACTGTCCGGCATTTGTCCCGGCATTTCCATTCCCGGTGAGCCTGTTGGCATTCCCGGCACGGCAAGTCCGATAGCATCAGGTTTTTCTTTTAGAAGGCGTTCTACATCAGCTCTGGGTACGTGACCTTCAACCACATAATCACCAATCATTGCGGTGTGGCAAGACGCCATTTCGCGAGAAATTCCATTCTGTTGTTTCACCTGCATCAAAACAGGAGTTGGTACTTCTTCAACTGCAAAATCTCCTTCCATCATATGACTGCCCCATCGGGTACAGCACTCACAACCTTGATTCTTATACATTACCACCTCGGTCTTGTCGGACATCATGTTGCTTGCGGAACTTCCCGGCCAAAATAGATAACCGGCAACACCCGCTGTTACCAATAGTCCAATAATCAATATCTTATTATTACTCATGTTCAATCTTTGTTTTTAAAAATGATTTGCGTCAAGATAACTCTCTTTCGGCAATTTTGTTTTATCAGAGCTATCAAAATAAGTTAAAGGTTGAGGGGTTAGTAAAATGGTTCTTCTATGCTGGGGCATTCTGGTTGCTCTGCTGCGGAAGCTTAACTTGAGGCTGAGCCTCAGACGTACATTACGGAGCGGAGCTCCGTAACGAGGTTTGGACTACAAAACAACAACAAGCCCTACCCATTCATCAGACGAGCTGTAGTCGTCAGATGAAGATGTGGGAATGGATTGTGACTCTTTGCCTATCAATTATGCTAATCCAGCTTCGCCTTTCCTAATCTTCTTGAATTAAAAACTACATTTATTGAACTAAATGCCATCGCTGCTTCGGCGAGTAGTGGATGGAGCCATCCTACGAAAGCCAGCGGAATCATGATCAGGTTGTAGAAGAAGGCCCAGAATAGGTTTTGCTTAATTTTTGTGAAGGTTTTATTGCTGAGATTTATCGCACGAATCACGGCTGACAAATCTCCTTTCACCAATACTATATCGCCGGATTCAATCGCCACATCGGTTCCGGTTCCAATAGCAATCCCAACATCCGCAAGGGTAAGCGCCGGGGCATCATTAATTCCATCGCCTACCATCGCCACTACTTTTCCGGCTTCTTGTAATTTTCGTATCTCATCTGATTTTTGGTCGGGCAGCACTTCCGCAATCACCTCATCAATCCCAACCTGATTGGCAATAGCCCGGGCTGTTTTTTGATTATCGCCTGTCAGCATGATGGTTTGTAATCCAAGTTTCTTCAGCTCTGAAATGGCCTGCTTGCTGTCTTCTTTAACTTCATCGGCAATTCCGACGAGCCCTACTAACTTTCCGGCATAGCTTATATAGACGGCCGTTTTAGCCTGTTCTTCCAGTTTCGCTTTTTGGGATGAAGCCTCCTCATCCACTTCGATACCAAGCTCTTCCATCAATCCTGAAGTTCCAACCCCGACGGCACCTTCAGCCAAGATGGCCTTCACTCCTTTTCCCGTGATACTTTCAAATCCCGTGACAGAAATCAGCTCCAGCTCTTTTTCTTTGGCGTGATGTACAACCGCCTGAGCCAATGGATGTTCAGAATTATGCTCCACCGATGCCGCCCATTTCAACACCTCTTCTTCTGAATTTTCTCCAAAAGTGATTACGTCGGTAACCGTTGGTTTTCCTTTGGTGATGGTGCCCGTTTTGTCCAACACAATGGCATTCACATCTTTCATTCGCTGAATGGCTTCCCCTTTTCGGATGAGGATTCCGTTTTCAGCTCCCAGTCCGGAGCCTACCATCAATGCGGTTGGTGTAGCCAAGCCTAAGGCACAGGGACAAGCAATGACCAGCACCGCTATCATTGCATAAAACGCCAACGCCGTTGAGCCTAAATCCGGATTTACCCAGGGAAGGAAACTGGCAGCCCATTCAACAATACCACCAAAGAAAGTGGGAAAAATAAGCCAAAGAGCTAAGGTCATTACGGCAAGTACTAATACCACGGGGACAAATACTTTGGTCACACGATCGGCGAAATCCTGTATAGGAATTTTACTCCCCTGCGCCTCTTCTACCATTTTAATCACCTGATTCAGGAAGGTATCTTTTCCGACTTTGGTAGCCTTCACTTTTAACACACTGTTGGTGTTTAGTGTAGCGCCAATAACCTCGTCGCCTGCTGATTTTTCTACCGGCATGGATTCTCCTGTAGCAATAGATTCATCCACGCTGCTGGTGCCTTCAACAATTTCTCCATCGGTAGGAATCTTCTCTCCCGGTCGAACCAGCATTACATCACCCAACTTTAATTCCTTAATTGGGATTTTTACTTCTTCCCCATCTCGAATAACGGATGCTTCTTTTGCTCCCAGCGTTAATAGCTTTCGGATGGCTTGAGATGCACTTCCCTTGGCTTTGGTTTCGATAAATCGTCCGGTCAAATGGAAAGCCATAATCATACCACCAATCATGGCGAAACTGTGGAAATCCGGTCCATAGCCTAGTTCATGAGACAGCTTCACAAATCCTGTAGAAAGCGAAGCTAATGCCCCGATGGCGATCAGCACATCCATGTTGGGACTCAAGTTCAACGAAGACTTCCACGCACTTTTAATGGTTTCCCAGCCGGGTACAAAAATGGCAAAACCGGAGAGCAAGATCATTCCGGCCTCCATTCCCACAGGTCCCAAAAACATATAGCCGGAAATCCACATAGGCAGCATCCATAAGATCATGATGGCTGTCGGAATGCCGGACCAAATCATGTTCCATTTCGCCACTTCAAATTTCTTCTGCTCTCGCTCTTCAACCTGCTCAGCTTTAGATTTGGTCTCAGATTCATCCCGAACCAAGGTATAACCCGCTTTGGAAATCGCTTCAGCAAAATCATCCGTACTGATGTTGCCTTCATATTCTACAATGGCAGATTCGGTAGCAAGGTTAACACTGGCAGACTTCACCCCTTCCAACGACTCAAGTTGTTTATCTACCGCATTGGCACATCCGGCACAATGCATCCCGTCAATTTGAAGTGTGGCCTTTTCCATTAGTTTATGATTTTACGCCTGTCATTTTATATCCGGCTTTT belongs to Balneola sp. and includes:
- a CDS encoding heavy metal translocating P-type ATPase, which produces MEKATLQIDGMHCAGCANAVDKQLESLEGVKSASVNLATESAIVEYEGNISTDDFAEAISKAGYTLVRDESETKSKAEQVEEREQKKFEVAKWNMIWSGIPTAIMILWMLPMWISGYMFLGPVGMEAGMILLSGFAIFVPGWETIKSAWKSSLNLSPNMDVLIAIGALASLSTGFVKLSHELGYGPDFHSFAMIGGMIMAFHLTGRFIETKAKGSASQAIRKLLTLGAKEASVIRDGEEVKIPIKELKLGDVMLVRPGEKIPTDGEIVEGTSSVDESIATGESMPVEKSAGDEVIGATLNTNSVLKVKATKVGKDTFLNQVIKMVEEAQGSKIPIQDFADRVTKVFVPVVLVLAVMTLALWLIFPTFFGGIVEWAASFLPWVNPDLGSTALAFYAMIAVLVIACPCALGLATPTALMVGSGLGAENGILIRKGEAIQRMKDVNAIVLDKTGTITKGKPTVTDVITFGENSEEEVLKWAASVEHNSEHPLAQAVVHHAKEKELELISVTGFESITGKGVKAILAEGAVGVGTSGLMEELGIEVDEEASSQKAKLEEQAKTAVYISYAGKLVGLVGIADEVKEDSKQAISELKKLGLQTIMLTGDNQKTARAIANQVGIDEVIAEVLPDQKSDEIRKLQEAGKVVAMVGDGINDAPALTLADVGIAIGTGTDVAIESGDIVLVKGDLSAVIRAINLSNKTFTKIKQNLFWAFFYNLIMIPLAFVGWLHPLLAEAAMAFSSINVVFNSRRLGKAKLD